One stretch of Sebaldella sp. S0638 DNA includes these proteins:
- a CDS encoding DUF6756 family protein yields MKRKSWTMFRKNIEGVIAEFDLFRSFKSINITQIENIDRRFMLSFVKSGRHSAKFYGWIWEWLKDEERWGKHSPDYKKTSEIIRYTVGDTDEDLYIIFTETYRESQKFWYYEGKIEAMITVIEETAGVDEFYIFDKKFTWLIGQNHHDVIFAAGIEKTAGLKKGFEIYG; encoded by the coding sequence ATGAAAAGAAAATCCTGGACAATGTTCAGAAAGAATATAGAGGGCGTAATAGCTGAATTTGACCTTTTCCGCAGTTTTAAAAGTATTAACATTACACAAATTGAAAATATAGACAGAAGATTTATGCTGTCATTTGTAAAAAGCGGGAGACATAGCGCTAAATTTTACGGCTGGATATGGGAATGGCTGAAGGATGAAGAGCGTTGGGGGAAACATTCACCGGATTACAAAAAAACTTCGGAAATTATCAGATATACAGTTGGTGATACTGATGAGGATTTATATATTATATTTACGGAAACATACAGGGAGAGTCAGAAATTCTGGTATTACGAAGGGAAAATTGAAGCGATGATTACTGTTATTGAAGAAACAGCAGGTGTAGATGAATTTTATATTTTTGATAAAAAATTTACATGGCTTATTGGTCAAAATCATCATGATGTTATATTTGCCGCAGGAATTGAGAAAACTGCCGGATTAAAAAAAGGCTTTGAAATTTATGGATAA
- a CDS encoding 5'-methylthioadenosine/adenosylhomocysteine nucleosidase — translation MKKLLLAVFAFFSFGAFSGPVGIIGAMDKEVAGLKNEIKVKEVKNIGGIEFYTGTLQGKDVVLLKSGIGKVNSAMATDILIREFKADRIIFTGVAGAVNNKLNVGDVVISTDLVEHDFDTTAFGDKPGDVPGSDNGKFYADKSLVSLAETSAQKVLGKTHVFKGTIATGDQFIADKEKVKVLEGTFGAWAVEMEGASVAHVATFYKVPFVVIRAISDKADGSAHVTYDEFSNKAAENSIKIVNEMLKKM, via the coding sequence ATGAAAAAATTATTGCTGGCAGTTTTTGCATTCTTTTCATTTGGTGCATTTTCAGGGCCTGTGGGAATAATAGGAGCGATGGATAAAGAAGTAGCCGGACTAAAGAATGAAATTAAGGTAAAGGAAGTAAAGAATATCGGAGGAATTGAATTTTACACAGGGACTTTACAGGGAAAAGATGTAGTTTTGTTAAAGTCAGGTATAGGTAAAGTAAACTCGGCTATGGCAACGGATATTTTGATCAGGGAATTTAAGGCAGACAGAATAATTTTTACAGGTGTGGCAGGAGCTGTAAATAACAAGTTAAACGTAGGTGATGTGGTAATATCTACAGATCTTGTGGAACATGACTTTGACACCACTGCTTTCGGCGACAAGCCGGGAGATGTACCGGGATCAGATAACGGCAAGTTTTATGCTGATAAATCTTTGGTATCGCTTGCGGAAACTTCAGCTCAGAAAGTTCTTGGAAAAACACATGTATTCAAAGGAACTATAGCTACAGGAGATCAGTTTATAGCTGATAAAGAAAAGGTTAAGGTTCTTGAAGGAACATTTGGTGCATGGGCTGTGGAAATGGAAGGTGCTTCTGTAGCACATGTGGCTACATTTTATAAAGTTCCTTTTGTTGTTATCAGGGCAATATCTGATAAGGCAGATGGTTCGGCACATGTGACTTATGATGAGTTTTCAAATAAAGCAGCGGAAAATTCAATTAAAATAGTGAATGAAATGTTAAAAAAGATGTAG
- a CDS encoding HAMP domain-containing sensor histidine kinase — MKINKKIFSGYMVIFLITIIIGYLLGKYIFQEIYEFGKKTELRSHINNLTPDNITTGNLKNMEKKLKADIIAYDDNSEHNIKSKFENITVKKDGKEYIVILDNLSDDLNEKITFNMTKDITIIGYEIFGEGYIIPIRIIYNEKTYIDYEINQEIEKKHYTGLITLENAQLEAVSLRNTLKEDFLEMVLETYVQNRGFNESFQFTHKDPHDEKERYEVIVKKAGLKTVILVYSYKNVTVLFDELKSYFLYLIIIGLCLISVLTVLFTRIITSPILKISKITNKITKLNFEEKLDIKNKDEIGELASDINNLADTLGKTLKQLEEDKKNTKELMGNLSHEFKTPLTVISGYADLLEDDYDKKYLEIISEEVDRLTLLIEETTRAMSLDTKIVNLNMEVFDLKELVLNITEKFSVNVKDDIEVRNNLESSLVRADKNKLEQVIYNFISNALRHAKTYVEIELKKIDKKVIFYVRNDGKKLSDEEKEKIWLKFFKRDGENGRNSHRSGLGLYISRSILMLHESKHGVENTDDGVIFYFSLDEYTQKQDI, encoded by the coding sequence ATGAAGATAAATAAAAAGATATTTTCGGGTTATATGGTAATATTTTTAATCACCATAATAATTGGTTATCTGCTGGGAAAATATATTTTTCAGGAAATTTACGAATTCGGAAAAAAGACAGAGCTTAGATCACATATAAATAACCTGACACCGGATAATATAACAACAGGGAATCTGAAAAATATGGAAAAAAAACTGAAAGCAGATATTATAGCCTATGATGATAATTCTGAGCATAATATAAAAAGTAAATTTGAGAATATTACAGTAAAAAAAGACGGAAAAGAATATATAGTAATACTTGATAATCTTTCTGACGACCTGAATGAAAAAATAACTTTTAATATGACAAAGGATATTACTATAATCGGTTATGAAATTTTTGGAGAGGGGTATATTATTCCCATAAGGATAATTTATAACGAGAAAACGTACATTGATTATGAAATAAATCAGGAGATAGAAAAGAAACATTATACAGGTCTGATTACCCTTGAGAATGCACAGCTGGAAGCAGTTTCACTAAGAAATACACTGAAAGAGGATTTTCTTGAAATGGTTTTGGAGACATATGTACAGAATAGAGGCTTTAATGAAAGCTTTCAGTTCACACACAAAGATCCTCATGATGAAAAAGAAAGATATGAGGTAATAGTAAAGAAAGCCGGATTAAAAACTGTAATTCTGGTTTATTCTTATAAAAATGTCACAGTGTTATTTGATGAACTGAAAAGTTATTTTCTTTATCTGATTATAATAGGATTATGTCTTATATCTGTTTTGACAGTGCTTTTCACAAGGATTATCACAAGTCCTATACTAAAAATATCAAAAATAACAAATAAAATTACAAAATTAAATTTTGAAGAAAAACTTGATATAAAAAATAAAGATGAAATAGGGGAACTTGCTTCTGATATAAATAATCTCGCGGATACTCTGGGAAAAACACTAAAACAGCTCGAAGAGGATAAGAAAAATACAAAGGAACTTATGGGAAATCTTTCTCATGAATTCAAAACACCTCTCACTGTAATTTCCGGGTATGCTGATCTGCTCGAAGATGATTATGATAAAAAATATCTTGAAATAATCTCTGAGGAAGTAGACAGGCTTACTTTGCTTATAGAGGAGACTACAAGGGCTATGAGTCTTGACACTAAGATAGTAAATCTGAATATGGAAGTCTTTGATCTGAAAGAACTGGTATTGAATATAACAGAGAAATTCAGTGTTAATGTAAAAGATGATATAGAAGTAAGGAATAATTTGGAGTCAAGTCTTGTAAGAGCAGATAAGAATAAGCTGGAGCAGGTGATTTATAATTTTATTTCCAATGCATTGAGACATGCAAAGACTTATGTGGAAATTGAATTAAAGAAAATAGATAAAAAAGTGATTTTTTATGTAAGAAATGACGGGAAAAAATTAAGTGATGAAGAAAAAGAAAAAATATGGCTGAAATTTTTTAAAAGAGATGGTGAAAATGGCAGAAATTCGCATAGATCAGGGCTTGGTCTTTATATATCCAGAAGTATTCTTATGCTTCATGAATCAAAACATGGTGTAGAGAATACCGATGACGGGGTTATTTTTTATTTTTCGCTGGATGAATATACACAAAAACAGGATATTTAA
- a CDS encoding response regulator transcription factor, with protein MLKILIVEDEKKIRELLKIYFLRENYKVSEAENGRIALEKMKEEVFDIVLLDIYMPELDGFDTCREIRKTSNVPVVILTALSDDESQLLAYEIGADDFIIKPFKKDILLAKIRRIAERISVNQHSYKFGGLEIDKDSYRVLIDSKEIKFAPKEFEILLYLIENKGMIKSRDDILIHIWGYDSEVFDRVVDNHIKKIRKKLGNYSDYVKTVVSIGYKFEV; from the coding sequence ATGCTAAAAATATTAATAGTAGAAGACGAAAAAAAAATAAGGGAACTTTTAAAAATATATTTTCTGAGAGAAAATTATAAAGTAAGTGAGGCGGAAAACGGAAGAATTGCTTTGGAAAAGATGAAAGAAGAAGTATTTGATATAGTTTTGCTGGATATATACATGCCTGAGCTGGACGGCTTTGACACATGCAGGGAGATCAGGAAAACAAGCAATGTACCTGTAGTAATACTTACTGCTCTTTCAGACGACGAAAGCCAGCTTCTGGCATATGAAATAGGAGCTGATGATTTTATAATAAAGCCGTTTAAAAAGGATATACTTCTTGCTAAAATCAGAAGAATTGCAGAAAGAATCAGCGTGAATCAGCATAGTTATAAATTCGGCGGTCTGGAGATAGACAAGGACAGTTACAGGGTTCTTATAGACAGTAAAGAGATAAAGTTCGCACCGAAAGAATTTGAGATATTACTGTATCTCATTGAAAATAAAGGTATGATAAAAAGTCGGGATGATATTCTTATCCATATATGGGGATATGATTCTGAAGTTTTTGACAGAGTTGTAGATAATCATATAAAAAAAATAAGAAAAAAACTGGGGAATTACTCGGATTATGTAAAAACGGTAGTTTCAATAGGATACAAATTCGAAGTATAA
- a CDS encoding outer membrane beta-barrel protein, giving the protein MKKLILAGIILAGISSFADEVNIRGGLNAGNWYSEIGGFNTGKSDDLGFEFTVEYMKEVVPNFKLGIGTGYQANPKAEGKNTETEYYVSPGVEYEAKKGFEDKKYYDSIPIYITGKYEFPINDNWGAYAKVNVGYSFNLEKDDAGWEDYARYEINDVEQPPIYSNSKSYETKINDGFYYAVGGGVKYKSFFADIMYQTTFADIEVNGEKDNLDYSRVTLGVGYCFGF; this is encoded by the coding sequence ATGAAAAAATTAATATTAGCAGGAATAATACTGGCTGGGATAAGTTCTTTTGCAGATGAAGTAAATATCAGGGGAGGACTTAATGCAGGAAACTGGTATAGTGAAATAGGAGGATTTAATACAGGTAAATCTGATGATTTAGGATTTGAATTTACTGTGGAATATATGAAAGAAGTAGTTCCAAATTTTAAATTAGGAATAGGAACCGGTTATCAGGCTAATCCAAAGGCAGAAGGGAAGAATACGGAAACTGAATATTATGTGAGTCCCGGTGTAGAATATGAGGCTAAAAAAGGATTTGAAGATAAAAAATACTATGACAGCATACCGATATATATAACAGGTAAGTATGAATTTCCTATAAATGACAACTGGGGTGCTTATGCAAAAGTAAATGTGGGTTATTCATTTAATCTGGAAAAAGATGATGCCGGATGGGAAGATTATGCGAGATACGAAATAAATGATGTGGAGCAGCCGCCGATTTATTCAAACTCAAAAAGCTACGAAACAAAGATAAATGACGGATTTTATTATGCAGTAGGCGGAGGAGTAAAGTATAAAAGCTTTTTTGCAGATATTATGTATCAGACTACATTTGCAGATATAGAGGTTAACGGAGAAAAAGATAATCTTGATTATTCCAGAGTAACTCTTGGTGTGGGATATTGTTTCGGATTTTAG
- a CDS encoding phosphatase PAP2 family protein, producing the protein MFYTIDLYVLNLMNNIENPILDIVMLIFSFLGNDGLIWIAVISVMLIFTNSRKYAGVIVLAVPTTMLIGNKVLKNLFDRPRPFHTFPDLRVLVETSGTHSFPSSHTAVAFTVLGIFLFFKLPYRLFIFILSFGIAFSRIYLNVHYFWDIVGGVFLGMGTAYLFFLIYRKINFLYIKSAIIKAVFAIKNIISD; encoded by the coding sequence ATGTTTTATACAATTGATTTATATGTTCTAAACCTAATGAACAATATAGAAAATCCTATTTTGGACATTGTTATGCTGATCTTCTCTTTCCTTGGAAATGACGGTCTTATATGGATTGCTGTTATTTCTGTAATGCTGATATTTACGAATTCAAGAAAATATGCAGGTGTTATTGTATTAGCAGTCCCTACAACAATGCTGATCGGAAATAAAGTGCTGAAAAATTTATTTGACAGACCAAGACCGTTTCACACTTTCCCGGATTTGAGAGTGCTTGTGGAGACTTCGGGTACACACTCGTTCCCGTCGTCTCACACAGCTGTTGCCTTTACAGTATTAGGCATCTTTTTATTTTTCAAACTCCCGTACAGGCTTTTCATATTTATTCTTTCTTTCGGAATAGCCTTTTCCAGAATATATCTGAATGTTCATTATTTCTGGGATATTGTCGGCGGTGTATTTTTAGGAATGGGAACAGCTTATTTATTCTTTTTAATATATAGAAAAATCAATTTTTTATATATCAAAAGTGCAATAATAAAAGCTGTATTCGCAATAAAAAACATTATTTCAGACTAA
- a CDS encoding antibiotic biosynthesis monooxygenase: MKIITEIVNLESKQEITEKDFTEIINKLETNFHSLQEGFIDTELLHTEGTNCWVMIQHWNSLEDMKKSSSAMFKDTATEEFRNSINPKNIHIKIYEQKGTWQK; the protein is encoded by the coding sequence ATGAAAATAATAACTGAAATAGTAAATTTGGAATCGAAACAGGAAATAACAGAAAAAGATTTCACAGAGATAATCAACAAACTGGAAACAAACTTTCACTCGTTACAGGAAGGGTTTATTGATACTGAATTACTGCATACAGAAGGGACGAACTGCTGGGTTATGATTCAGCACTGGAATTCATTAGAGGATATGAAAAAATCTTCTTCAGCTATGTTTAAAGATACAGCAACAGAAGAGTTTAGAAATTCTATAAATCCAAAAAATATACATATAAAAATTTATGAACAAAAAGGAACGTGGCAAAAATAA
- a CDS encoding helix-turn-helix domain-containing protein encodes MSLIRKYSVKNSILKHFIKFYWLMESDLEINIDNKLLPVNNTDIIINYSKPVIYEKDGKITVPHRVHFNGIRSRAETVKQKGRIKVFGISFYPHGIYPLLKVPLREFTGKISDLGDILGDFSRLIADIMADSNFTVEERIRVMEEIILEEMDYECLSDVERKIFETFYISTENIKDFCEKSGINIKYLERLFSRYTGVTPKIFSRITRFQRVSGAILYGGNYNNLTELAYDGEYYDQTHFIKEFREFSGVTPGEFLADKKSNFKINIPKINYLD; translated from the coding sequence ATGAGTCTGATTAGGAAGTATAGTGTAAAAAACAGTATATTAAAACATTTTATAAAGTTTTACTGGCTTATGGAAAGTGATCTTGAAATCAACATAGATAATAAGCTCCTTCCTGTTAATAATACTGATATAATTATTAATTATTCAAAACCCGTTATTTATGAAAAAGACGGAAAAATCACTGTTCCTCACAGAGTTCATTTTAACGGGATCAGGAGCAGAGCCGAGACAGTAAAACAGAAAGGCAGAATAAAAGTTTTTGGTATTTCTTTTTATCCTCACGGGATATATCCTTTGCTAAAAGTTCCTTTAAGGGAGTTTACAGGGAAAATATCAGATTTGGGTGATATTCTCGGGGACTTTTCCAGACTTATTGCTGATATAATGGCAGATAGTAATTTTACCGTGGAAGAGCGGATCAGGGTAATGGAGGAGATCATACTTGAAGAAATGGACTATGAGTGTCTGAGTGATGTGGAAAGGAAGATATTTGAGACCTTTTATATAAGTACGGAAAATATAAAAGACTTTTGTGAAAAATCAGGGATTAATATTAAGTATCTGGAACGCCTGTTTTCCAGATATACAGGGGTGACACCGAAGATTTTCAGCCGTATTACCAGATTTCAGAGGGTAAGCGGTGCGATATTATACGGCGGGAATTATAATAATCTCACTGAACTGGCTTATGACGGGGAATATTATGATCAGACACATTTTATAAAGGAATTCAGGGAATTCAGCGGAGTCACGCCGGGAGAATTTTTAGCTGATAAAAAAAGTAATTTTAAAATTAATATTCCAAAGATAAATTATTTAGACTAA
- a CDS encoding ABC transporter ATP-binding protein, giving the protein MSDNNTPRAGAGPGFGRRSRNMAFPVEKLSKEEVKVNIKRIVSLLIPYKIRLVFLVLFILGSTAATIVAPIFIGKIIDKGIVQRNPGELVKYLSILASIYLVGVISSWFQMYTVAAVSQAAIKDLRNRLFDKLTKLSPRFFDTHTSGELMSRLTNDIDQIGNTLSQSITQVITGTLTLVGVLVSMISLNIFLTIVTVITVPLSMISIRKITKKSQNYFLVQQKSLGELNSLIEESITAQATIKSNLREDSMFEKFSETNRKLRDVGRLAQMLSGMIMPLMTMINNLSYVLIAVFGGLMSLAGFISVGMIGTFVSYSRQFGQPINQLSSQLNQLQVAIASSSRVFEILNTEIEITDELGTEDLNTEIENIEFENVSFSYVEGKKVLDDISFSVKKGETVALVGPTGVGKTTIINLLMRFYDIKDGEIKVNGKNIKNIKLDSLRKKIGIVLQETVLFMGTVSDNIRFGNLNADDQEIKEAAYKANADDFINLLKEEYDTELRDDGENLSSGQRQLLSIARTILSDPDVLILDEATSNVDTRTEKKIQQAMKNLMAGRINIVIAHRLSTIREATRILVLKEGKIAETGTHSELLEKQGEYYNIYNSQFAGEMEEEIS; this is encoded by the coding sequence ATGAGTGATAATAACACTCCGAGAGCAGGGGCAGGACCCGGCTTTGGAAGAAGATCAAGAAATATGGCTTTCCCCGTGGAAAAATTAAGTAAGGAAGAAGTAAAAGTAAATATAAAAAGAATAGTTTCCCTTCTTATACCTTATAAAATAAGACTTGTATTTTTGGTATTGTTTATTCTCGGGAGTACAGCTGCAACAATAGTGGCACCGATATTTATAGGGAAGATAATAGATAAAGGGATAGTACAGAGAAATCCCGGAGAACTGGTCAAGTATCTTTCTATTCTGGCTTCAATTTATTTAGTCGGAGTAATTTCATCATGGTTTCAGATGTATACTGTGGCTGCGGTTTCTCAGGCAGCGATAAAAGACTTGAGAAACAGACTTTTTGACAAGCTGACAAAGCTCTCGCCAAGATTTTTTGACACGCATACTTCGGGGGAACTAATGAGCCGTCTCACCAATGATATTGATCAGATAGGAAATACTCTTTCACAGAGTATAACACAGGTAATAACAGGAACACTTACGCTAGTCGGGGTACTTGTTTCTATGATAAGCCTGAATATCTTTCTTACGATAGTGACTGTAATAACAGTACCTTTGAGCATGATTTCAATAAGAAAAATAACAAAGAAAAGTCAGAATTATTTTCTTGTACAGCAAAAAAGCCTTGGAGAACTAAACAGTCTTATAGAGGAAAGCATCACGGCACAGGCTACTATAAAATCAAACCTCAGGGAAGATAGCATGTTTGAAAAATTTTCAGAAACAAACAGAAAACTCCGTGATGTAGGAAGACTGGCACAAATGCTGTCAGGAATGATAATGCCTTTGATGACAATGATAAATAATCTGTCCTATGTGCTTATAGCAGTTTTCGGCGGTTTGATGTCGCTTGCAGGATTTATAAGTGTAGGAATGATAGGAACTTTCGTAAGTTATTCAAGACAGTTCGGACAGCCGATAAATCAGCTTTCATCACAGCTGAATCAGCTTCAGGTGGCTATAGCGAGTTCGAGCAGGGTTTTTGAGATATTGAATACAGAAATTGAAATTACTGATGAGCTGGGAACAGAGGATTTGAATACTGAAATAGAAAATATAGAGTTTGAAAATGTTTCATTTTCTTATGTTGAAGGGAAGAAGGTACTTGATGATATTTCCTTTAGTGTAAAAAAAGGTGAAACTGTGGCTCTGGTGGGACCCACAGGTGTGGGAAAGACTACTATAATAAATCTTCTTATGCGTTTTTATGATATAAAAGACGGTGAGATAAAGGTCAACGGAAAAAATATCAAGAATATAAAATTAGACAGCCTTCGTAAAAAAATAGGAATAGTTTTACAGGAAACTGTATTATTTATGGGGACTGTAAGCGATAATATCAGGTTCGGTAATCTTAATGCTGATGATCAGGAGATAAAGGAAGCGGCATATAAGGCTAATGCCGATGATTTTATAAATCTGCTGAAAGAGGAATATGACACAGAATTAAGAGATGACGGGGAGAATCTGAGTTCCGGGCAGAGGCAGCTTCTGTCCATAGCCAGAACTATTCTTTCTGATCCTGATGTGCTTATACTTGATGAAGCTACAAGTAATGTAGATACAAGAACAGAAAAGAAAATACAGCAGGCTATGAAAAATCTTATGGCGGGAAGAATAAATATTGTTATTGCACACAGACTCAGCACCATAAGGGAAGCAACGAGAATTTTGGTGCTGAAAGAGGGAAAAATAGCGGAAACAGGCACACACAGTGAACTTCTCGAGAAACAAGGAGAATACTATAATATTTATAATTCGCAGTTTGCCGGTGAGATGGAAGAAGAAATTTCATAA
- a CDS encoding ABC transporter ATP-binding protein has product MKELLKYIKPYKKEVIMAVSLVFLEVIAEVTMPKLMSKIVNIYLPEKNMNKIIQIGLIMVLITVVSSVGGILSTWFASKVSQWFCADVKEAAYKKIMGFSAGNIDHFTTPSLITRLTSDINTLQTIIQTFLRLVVRAPILFLGSIFFAVTINKSLTMVFVVIFPILILALSIIIIKSIPMFSQIQLKLDKLNGILRESLVGARVIRAFVREDYENEKFQGANKEYMDISVKANRRTGLIMPVMMFLINTAIIMILWIGGNGVYDGSIQVGDIIAFITYSFQILFSLLLVAFLLMMTSRAKVSGTRLNEILTRDESISSTGEDTGYTALNKGIEFEKVYFSYKKDDKESLKDISFYIKSGESVGIIGGTGSGKTTIISLLIRYYDVSRGSIKFDGTDIREIPLKKLRGSIGLVRQQDTLLAGSIEENIRFGNEKADFEDIKKAAKAAQAEEFIEKMPEKYNTLIGQKGAGLSVGQKQRMYIARALVKKPSILLLDDSSSALDMKTEAKLQNELKHLDFKCTKIIVAQRISSVRDLDKIIVLEKGRIAGTGTHEYLLESNSVYKEIYDSQIESKEEGEQ; this is encoded by the coding sequence ATGAAAGAATTGCTAAAATATATAAAGCCTTATAAAAAAGAGGTTATAATGGCGGTATCTCTGGTATTTCTCGAAGTAATAGCAGAGGTGACAATGCCGAAACTAATGTCAAAAATCGTAAATATTTATCTGCCGGAAAAAAATATGAATAAAATTATTCAGATAGGTCTGATCATGGTACTTATAACAGTGGTGAGTTCTGTGGGCGGAATACTGAGTACATGGTTTGCGAGCAAAGTATCACAATGGTTCTGCGCTGATGTAAAAGAGGCAGCCTATAAGAAAATTATGGGGTTTTCTGCGGGAAATATCGATCACTTTACTACGCCGTCACTTATTACAAGGCTTACTTCAGATATAAATACATTACAGACTATTATTCAAACATTTTTGAGGCTTGTGGTAAGGGCGCCGATATTATTTTTGGGGAGTATATTTTTTGCAGTAACCATAAATAAAAGTCTTACAATGGTTTTTGTTGTTATTTTTCCTATACTGATACTCGCACTTTCGATTATTATAATAAAAAGTATACCGATGTTCAGCCAGATTCAGCTTAAACTTGATAAACTAAACGGAATACTCAGGGAAAGCCTTGTAGGAGCAAGAGTAATCAGGGCCTTTGTAAGAGAAGATTACGAAAATGAAAAATTTCAGGGAGCAAATAAGGAATACATGGACATTTCCGTAAAAGCAAACAGAAGAACCGGTTTAATAATGCCTGTAATGATGTTTCTGATAAATACAGCTATTATTATGATACTCTGGATAGGAGGAAACGGAGTATATGACGGCAGTATACAGGTGGGAGATATTATAGCCTTTATTACTTATTCTTTTCAGATATTATTTTCATTGCTTCTTGTGGCATTTTTACTGATGATGACTTCAAGGGCAAAAGTGTCGGGAACCCGTCTTAATGAAATACTCACAAGAGATGAGAGTATAAGCAGTACAGGGGAGGATACAGGGTATACAGCCCTTAATAAGGGAATAGAATTTGAGAAAGTATATTTCAGCTATAAAAAAGATGATAAAGAATCTTTGAAAGATATAAGTTTTTATATAAAAAGCGGAGAAAGTGTGGGAATAATAGGCGGGACAGGTTCGGGGAAAACTACTATAATCAGTCTTTTGATCCGTTATTATGATGTAAGCAGGGGAAGTATAAAATTTGACGGGACTGATATAAGGGAGATACCGCTGAAAAAATTAAGAGGAAGTATCGGGCTGGTGAGACAGCAAGATACGCTTCTTGCGGGAAGTATAGAGGAAAATATCAGGTTCGGAAATGAGAAAGCTGATTTTGAAGATATAAAAAAGGCGGCAAAAGCTGCACAGGCAGAAGAATTCATAGAAAAGATGCCTGAAAAGTACAACACGCTTATAGGACAAAAAGGTGCAGGACTTTCTGTGGGCCAGAAACAAAGAATGTATATAGCAAGAGCTTTGGTAAAAAAGCCTTCTATTTTACTTCTTGATGATTCTTCATCTGCATTGGACATGAAAACAGAGGCTAAATTACAGAATGAACTAAAGCATCTGGACTTTAAATGTACAAAAATAATAGTAGCACAAAGAATAAGTTCTGTACGGGATCTGGATAAAATAATCGTTTTGGAAAAAGGAAGAATTGCAGGGACAGGGACACATGAATATCTTCTGGAAAGCAACAGTGTCTACAAAGAGATATATGATTCACAGATAGAAAGTAAGGAAGAGGGAGAACAATGA